The Zonotrichia albicollis isolate bZonAlb1 chromosome 23, bZonAlb1.hap1, whole genome shotgun sequence genome contains the following window.
CGCGATCCCCCCTCGGGGGTCCCACAACTGCCCCAGGTGCGCCCCCCCCGTCCCTCCCCGCACACCTGCGCTCGCAGGTACCCGCGGTGCGCAGAGCGGTGCGCGGTCCCTTTAAGGGGCGTGTCCGGaagcggccccgccccgccccggccccgcctggccccgccccctccgcgCACCGGCCCCGGTGGGGCTCGAGGCGGGTACGGCGGCCGGTGCGGGACATGGCCCTGCCGGGGCTGCTGCTCGGGCTCGGCCCGGTGCTgctcggcgccgccgccgccttcAACCTGGACCGCACCTTCCCGGTGCTCAAGGAGGGCCCCGGCGGAGCCCTGTTCGGCTTCTCGGTAGCGCTGCACCGGGAGACGGAGCGGCGGGAGCGGAGCCTGTGAGCGCGgccggcgggcggggggcgAGCCCCGAGCGCCGCGGGAGAGCCACAGGGGGAAATTCACCTGAGGGGAGGGGAGTGGGACGGGGAATAACGGGGAGGGGTCTCCCGTGGGGTGCGGGGGTCCGCGGGAGGATCGGGGGGGTCTCCGGTGCTTGGGACCCCCgtaaggaggaggaggaggagggtgagaCAGCGCTTTACCTGCGGGCGTCCCCGTGAAGGGGGGGGTCCCTGGTGGGGGCGGTGGCGTTGGGAGTGGTCCCCGTTAGGGTCGGGGTCGCcatggggtggggaggggtcccagtgGGGTGGGGCAGAGCGGGGACTGTCCCCTGAGGGGGTGAGGAGCCCCCCCTTGGGATGGGGGTCCCACGTGGGGTGGGGTCTCTGTGGCGCGGAGGGTCCCCCgggggtgctgggggtccccagggtggggaggggtccctgtgTGGGGGGGGGGTCCCTGTTCTGTGTTAGGGCGAAGTCCGGAGCCCGCGCCGCCcctgtggggggggggggggcgcaCCTGGAGGGGGGTGGGGGTCCGGGTATGGGGGGGTGGGCGCGGGGGgtcccagagcccagctgaggAAGGGTCCCCTCCTCGTGGCTTTTCCGCACCCCACTATTGGCGGGGGTCCCATCGCTGGGGGTCCCACcccgagccccctccccattcccCGCAGCGGGGTCCCGGTACCACCGGGGGGGGGTctggcagcagcatggggacacccccgtgtccccccaggtgtgctcagagCCCCTCTTTGGGGGATCTCTCCCCACCGGAGCGGTCCCGGCCGGCGCCCGCCCTCAGCGGGGCGGTGGCGGCGCCCCCGGTGCCCCCGAGccgccggtgccggtgccggtgccggcggGGCCCCGTGCCCGGGAACCTGTTGGGCTGTGGTTCCTGCTGCCGGCCGGGCTAAGCCCCAACAAAAGCCCTTTTCAGGCGGAGCAGTGCCCGTGCCATCCCCCGCTGTGTCCCCCTTGTCCCCGTTCCCGCTCCCGTTCCCGGTCGCTCCCGGGCAGGAATTCCCGTCCGTGCCGGTGCCGGCTCCGCCGCAGGGCCGGGCTGGCGGTGTCCCGCTCAAGGGCACGCTTTTCTGCTGGATCACCTTCCCGCGGCTCTCCGGGCTGCGGGAGGGGGTCCTTGGAGCCCCCCGGGGATCCCTTGGAGCCCCCCGGGATCCCGGTTTTCCCGGGGGGGCGGCAGCAGCTGCCGGTACAGGCATGTGCCGCTCCGCATTCCAGGGATGCATTCGGGGCCGTGGGATGAGGAGCGGCGGCCGCTCCCGTGCAGGAGGAGCGGAGCCGTTCCCTGCGGAGCTCGGGGGGTGCGGgaccccctccctgccccagggaaCACCCGGGTCCCCCCCGCGGCCGGGCCCTGCCCGCTCCGGTGGCACCGGGCGGGGGTGGCGGGCGGCACCGGGACGGATCCGTTCGTGTCTGCCCAGAACGGCCccggggggtttgggggggctgtGACAGGGACGCGCCACCCCCGCACCTGCGTGTCCCAGCGTGTCCCAGCGCGGTCCGGAGCCAGAACCCCCCCGGGCATTCCCGGTCCCCGGGAGCCTCCGtgggcagcgcggggctcgTTCCGTCCTTGGGGTGCTCCGGTTCGGGATGGCGGAACCGGCACAGGGGGGTCCGCGGGGGGCCGCGCCCCGGTAGCGGGTGGAGGCTGCGGTGCCCTCTGCTCACACAGgtgcagggtggggacaggaaaGGGACATTTCCTGCCGCCGTCATGCCCCGTCTGTCCCGGGCTCTGTTTTGGggggctgcctgcagctctggctgtcGGGACCGAGGGATGCTccggggcagcggcggcgcTCCCGAATTCCCCGCATTCAGCGGAGCCCCCCCGTGCCGCCCCCGCCGATCCCCGCAAGGTTTGTTTGTGCCCATGCCagggttggtttgtttgctcGTCCCTCCCTGGCCAGGTGAGCgcgggctgggagcggggctCTTATCAGCGCTCCCGAGATTACCGAGCtccccccgcgccgcccgcgTCCGGCCGCTCCCACCGGAGCCGCCTGCGCTCGGTCCGGCCCGGCGGGGTTTGGAGGGCGacctggggaaactgaggcacggcagATCCGCTCCAGGAAAGCTAAAACCAACCCCACGCCCCCAAAATGCGCAGCCGGAGGGGAGGCAGCACCCACATGCGCAGCCCTGTGGGAGCTGAGGCTCTGCCGGGGCTCGGGGGTCTCTCCTCATTCCAGCTGGCTGCTGAGGAGGAGAGCGCTCTGCTGGCTGCGTTCCCGGCTTTCCCTCCCCCCGGCTGGGCTTTTGCGGATTGCTGGAGCTGGCTGAGCTCCCCCTGCCTTGGCCCGAGTCCGCCGGGGTCCTGCGGGGCTGCGGCTGCtcggcaggagcagggggacGGATGTGgggccatccatccatccatccatccatccatccatccatccatccatccatccatccatccatccatccatccaggaGCTCTTTCCCCTCTCTCCCGGCTCCTTCCCACAGTGGCCCCGCTGGATTTGCGTGCCCGGGGACCCCCCTGGTGAACTGGGGAGGAACCGGGGCCGGGCCGGTTCCCCCCGCCTGCTCCTCCCCCCGGTGGGAGATGGACGAGGAGCCCCCctcgctgcccagctgctccctggggagggggctctaGGTTGGGGGGTGCACGACCCCCCTGTTCCATGCTGGGGTGTCCGGGTGGGATTCTCTGCCACCCTCGCCTCTCCCACCCCATGGGGGAGCCGCACTTTGGGGTCCGGTTGCCCGGAACCCCCCAGCCCCCGCTCCCAGCTGAGccagcgctggcagggagcccCCCCGCTCCCATCCAGGGCGGATTAGGACGGAGCACGGCCTCACATTCCTGCGTCCCTCCCGTCCCGGCCTCCCCCTcgtgccgctctttgaccatcTCAGCACAGCCCCGTTCCCCCGGCGCAGCGGGACCAGCGCCACAAACTGGTCCcggccccccaaatcccagctccgCTCCCCCGGGGCAGCCCCGTGCTCGGGAGGGCCCCGCGTTCCGCACTCCCCCTCTCCCaggagcacacagagctgcGGGTGGgctgccgtgccgtgccgtgccgtgccgggAATCTTGCCCGGAGGCAGCGGCGTGCCGGAGCTGCCTGGCTTGGGTGGGCTCCCGCCCCCCTGCACCGCGGGGTCTGCCTGGGCCGGGACCACCGGGGGAGCCTTGGGGGTCCCGCTGGGGTTCGGGGTGTGCGGgcaggaccccccccccccccagctctgAGTCACGGCAGCTGCCCTGAGTCACTTCCCCCCAGGTGAGAGGGACAATGGTGCCCCTTGTGCCCCCCCTTGCAGCTGGAGGGGGCAGATTCCTTTGTGCCGAGCTGGCATCACCAGGAGCCATCCCCCCCtcattcccttccctttcccgcTCTCCAGCACCCCCATCCTGGCATTCCTGCGGGGAGCAGCCCCCCCGGaccccccagctgtgccaacCCCCCCCACCTGCCGCCCGGGGCTGACTCAGGCGGCCCGGGGGGGTCCCGGCGTGCCGGGGCGGGGGCTGCCCGGGGCCCCGCATTCTTCCTGCGCCTGGGCTTTGAGTCAGCGCCCGGCCCGCCCGGACGTGCCCGCGCTGCCGGGCCCGCATTGCTCGGCTTCGGCTCAGCTTCTGCTCAGCTTCGGCTCAGCTTCCCGGCACTCCCTGCCCGCGGGCGCTGCCGCGGGGACAGCGCGATCGGCCCTGTACTCGCTGgtgtgggatggggacagtgcgATCGCCTCTGTCCTCGCTGGTGGCCCTGCTGAGGACGGGCCAGCTCGGTACAGCAGTGCCTCGAGAGCAGCTCTGGATGCCAATGTGCCCTTCGTGTCCTGGGTGCCATGTCCTGGATTCTATGTCCCCTCCAAGTCCTGGGTGTCACATCCTGGGTGccatgtcccctctgtgtcctgcGTGccgtgtcccctccatgtcctgggTGCCATGTCCTGGGTGCCGTGTCCCCCCCATGTCCTCTCCATGTCCTGGGTGTtgtgtcccctccgtgtcctGTGTGCCACGTCCTGGGTgccgtgtcccctgtccctgtcccctgcctgcCCGAGGGCGGCACTTCCTCTCCCATCCCGGCCACCTCCACGCATTGTCCCGGCGCTCCCGGAGGACTTCCCTGCGGAAAGGCTGGCCCTTCCGGAGCCCTGCGGCCGTGCCAGTGCCCCTGCCGGGCCCACGGGGCCTTGCTTGGGGTGCCCGGCATCTTCCTTTGGGGTGGGGGGTCCCTTCAGCATcgcctggaggggctggaatgTCAATGTCCCCCGTGGCACTGCCCTCCCTCGGGGAGGTCACCCCTGGgaggtgctgccagccctgtgctggccaAGCCTGTCTGGACTGAGGGGTGTCTGTCCCGGGTGTGGGGTGTCTGTCCTGGATAGGGGTGTTCGGGATGAGGGGTGTCTGTCCCACATGAGGGGTGTCGGTCCAAGCTGCCGTCCCCGTTCCCGGGGCTGTGTCCCCGTCCCGCATTCCCGGTCCCGCATTCCCCGTCCCACGTTCTCTGTTCCCGGTCCCGCATTCCCTGGCACGGCCGGTCGGCGCTGTCGCTGTCGGGTCGGACACGCCGCAGCTGCCGGGGCTGCGGAGGGATCAAAGCCCGCCCGGGAAGGGCCGGGGGTGTTTACAGGGACGGGGCCCCCCCGGGGCCTTGTTTTCCCCACAGCGCAGCGAGGTTTGGGGGGGTCACTGAGGTTTGAGGGGTCACTGAGGTTTGGGGGGGTCACTGAGGTTTGGGGGGTCACTGTGACCCCTGTTACCATCCCCATGCACGGGGATGGGGGCTCAGCCATGGGATGGGGTCTGGGAAAGAGTGGGGGGGGCAATGACTCCGTCAGTCTGTCCCTGAGGccttttggggtccctgtgtccccctccagCTCTGACCCCGTtatttgggggtgtctgggTGTGACAAActggggaagcagctccagtgtcccctccccagggcgCCCACCCCACTCCGCACCCCAAAATGAgttggggggggtttgggggtcgcACCTGCCCCCCCCATCAGCCACCCCCTGCCCCCTTTGTGCCCCCCAGGCTGCTGGTGGGGGCCCCCCAGGCCGCGGAGCCGGTGAACGGGACGCGGACGGGCGCCGTGTACGCCTGTCCCCTGAGTGCCACCACCCGCGACTGCCAGCGCCTGCCCATCGAGCTCAAGGGTGGGTGACCCCCCCGGGGTGTGGGACCACCCCAgaccccccccccaggagggggGACCCCCTCTCAGGCTGGCTGTTCCCCTGCAGATGAGCCAGACAAGGCCATCATCGAGGACATGTGGCTGGGGGTGACAGTGGCCAGCCAGCGGCAGCCCCCGGGGAGGGTCCTGGTGAGTGGGGGCAGCGTGGGGCCTTGCACACCCAGATCCCAGGTCCTTGCACACCCAGACCCCAGGTCCTTGCACACCCAGATCCCAGGTCCTTGCACAGCCAGATCCTTGCACACCCAGATCCCAGGTCCTTGCACACCCAGATCCCAGGTTCTTGTACAGCCAGACCCCAGGTCCTTGCACACTCCGTTCCTTGCACACCCAGACCCCAGGTCCTTGCACACTCCATTCCTTGCACACCCAAACCCCAGGTCCTTGCACACCCAGATCCCAGGTCCTTGTACAGCCAGATCCCAGATCCTTGTACAGACAGATCCTTGCACAGCCAGATCCCAGATCCTTGTACACTCAATTCCTTGCACACCCAGATCCTTGCACTCCCAGATCTTTGCACACCCAGATCCCAGTTCCTTGCACACCCAGACTCCAGATCTCTGCACACCCAGATCCTTGCACACCCAGTTCCTTGCACACCCAGATCCTGGTTCTTTACACACACAGACCCTTGGGGTGTCTCCACACCTTTGGGGTGTCCCCTGAACCTCAgcgtccccgctgtccccaggcctgtgccctgagctgtccatccctgagctgtccctgtctgtccccgctgtccccaggcgTGTGCCCACCGCTACACACGAGTGCTGTGGTcagtccctgtctgtccctgggctgtccctgtctgtccctgaggtgtcccctgtccctgtcgcTGTCCCCAGGCCTGTGCCCACCGCTACACGCGGGTGCTGTGGTCGGGGGCCGAGGCCCAGCGCCGCATGGTCGGCCGGTGCTACGTCCGCGGCAATGACCTGCGCCTGGACCTGGGCGACGAGTGGCAGACGTACCACAACGAGATGTGCAACGCCAACACCGACACCGACGAGACTGGCATGTGCCAGATGGGCACCAGCGCCGGCTTCAGTGCCAACATCATCTACTTCGGGGCGCCCGGTGCCTACAACTggcagggtgaggggacaggggaggacCTGCCACCCCTGGGGTCACCCCTCTGAGCACCGCTTTTCATGGGGGTTCCCTTTGGGGACACTTCCTTCTCCAAGGGGTCTGTGCCCCTATGGGACCCCCATGGGACCCTGTTCCCGAGGTGCCCATGGTGCCCGTGCCCCTGTGGGACCCCCCAATGCTGAGTGTgaccccctcccctccccaggcaccGATTACATGCTGCAGAGGGAGACGTGGGACCTGCACGACTTCTCCTACCCCAACACCAGGAACGGCAACACCTACATAGGTGTGGGGGGAGCCCCGGGGGGGTGTGGggcgaggaggaggatgggTCTTAAAGGGAtgggggggctcagggaggCTTGAAGACCCCCCTAGATGGTGAGGCTGGGGGGCAGTGGTGACATTGGGGTGACACGGAGGGAGAAGATGGGGTGAGGAGGATCTTTGGGGGCTGTGAGTTTTGGGCGTGGATGTTGAAGGTGGGAGGGACATTCAGGGACATTTagtgacacttggggacacctgggagcACTTGGGAACACTCGGGAACACTTGGGAGCACTtagggacactcagggacacttAAAGACACTCGGGAACAATTGGGAACACTCGGGGACACTCGGGGATGCTTGGGAGCACTTGGGAGCACTCAGGGACACTCGGGAACACTTGGAAACAACTtagggacacttggggacactcaGGAACACTTAGGGACACTTGGGAGGACTTGGGGACACTCAGGAACACTTAGGGACACTTGGGAGCATTTGGGGACACTCGGGAACACTTAGGGACACTTGGGAGCACTCGGGGACACTTGGGAACAATTGGGAACAATTGGGGACACTTGGTGACACTCAGGGACACTTGGGAGCACTTGGGGACAAtcagggacacttggggacCCTTGGGAGCACtcggggacacacagggacacttggggacactcGGGAGCACTTGGGGACACTTAGGGAGGGTGTGAGCCGTTCCCAGCGCTCCCCCCGAGATCCCCGGGCCCAGGGTGGGCTTTGCGCGGTGCGGGGATCTCGGGGGTCCCGCTCCCCCCTGCCTGACGCGTTCCCCGCAGGGTACACGGCCGAGGTGCGCAGCGCGGTGCTGCAGCGGGACGCGGTGACGCTGGTGACGGGCGCGCCGCGGTACCGGCACACGGGCgccgtgctgctgctgagccgCGGGGCCCGGCAGGCGCTGAACCGGAGCCTGCTGCTCCCGGGGCCGCAGGTCGGCTCCTACTTCGGCAGCGCCCTCGCCCTGGCCGACCTCAACAACGACGGGTGAGGGGCTGCGAGCCCCGGCTgtggggcggggtcacctggggctcacctggggctcagctggggctcACCTGGGGCTTCCCAAAGGTCACCTGGGGCTCACCTGGGGCTCACCTGGGACTGCCTGAAGGTCACCTGGGGCTCACCTGGGGCTCACCTGGGACTGCCTGAAGGTCACCTGGGGTTCACCTggggctcacctggggctgcccagaggtcacctggggctcacctggggctctcctggggctcacctggggctgcCTGAACGTCACCTGGGGCTCACCTGGGACTTCCCAAAGGTCACGTGGGGTTCACCTggggctcacctggggctgcccagaggTCACCTGGGGCTCACTTGGGGCTTCCCAAAGGTCACCTGGGGCTCACCTGGGGCTTCTCAAAGGTCACCTGGGGCTCACCTGGGACTCACTTGGGGCTCACCTGGGGCTTCCCAAAGGTCACCTGGGACTCACCTGGGGCTCACCTGGGACTGCCCGAAGGTCACCTGGGGCTTACCTGGGGCTTCCCAAAGGTCACCTGGGGCTCACCTGGGCTGGGTCTGTCCGCtcctgggggtgggggggtccTTCTTAGGGTGTCCTGAAGCTCAGGTGGGCTTGGACCCCAAAGTTCCCATGGGTGGGGGTCTTAcctggggctccctgcagctcccatgggtgggggtctcacctgggaTAACCTGAAGCACTTGAGGGTGAGGGTCTGACCAGGAGCACCCTATGGCCCCTGAGGGTAGGGGGTCTTACTTAGGGTGTCCTGAAGCTCAGGTGGGCTTGGACCCCAAAGTTCCCATGGGTGGGGGGGTCTTACCTGGagcaccctgcagcccccagggttgggggtctcacctggagcagctcccctgggatccctgtggttcccagctctgtgctgcggaggtttttttggggcaGTCCCATTTTCACACCTCTGGGGTGTCCCCCCCACTCCAGGTGTGTGGGGTCAGGGCGTGTCACAGCCCCACCCCGAGCAccccactgctgtccccacaggtggCAGGACCTGGTGGTGGGCGCCCCCTACTACTTTGAGAGGAAGCAGGAGGTGGGGGGCGCCGTGTTCGTGTACATGAATGAGGCTGGgggcttccagcagctccccagcctggtCCTCACCGGGCCCAGCTACTCCGGCTATGGCTTTGCCCTGGCCAGCATCGGGGACATCAACCAGGATGGCTTCCAGGGTGAGCACTTTGTGGGGGGCTCAGGAAAGGTGGGGGCCTGGGGGGTCTCTGGAGATGTTTGGGGTGAAGAGGAGGAGATTTGGGAGAGGCTGGAGATCCTGGTTGTCCCATTATTCCTTCTGCCTGTCCTGTGCTGAGTTTGTGGGGTCTCACAGAAAGGGAGGACCCCAGACGtggccagggctggagatggAGTTTGGGAGGGCTCTGGGGGGCTGACCCTGCTCTTGTCCCCCCAGATATCGCCGTGGGGGCTCCTTTTGAGGGGCCTGGCAAGGTTTACATCTACCACAGCAgcgctgaggggctgcgggaccGGCCCCGGCAGGTAACGGCCCCggggagccctgagcaggcCAGGACCTGGACCCCTCCCCAGGAccagccctgagacccccccaCTGCAGGGCACTGTGTGAGACCCCCCTGTCCCCCAATGCAGGTGATCAgcggggcagagctgggccccACCAGGATCAAAACCTTCGGGTACTCGCTGAGCGGGGGGCTGGACATGGACGGGAATTCCTACCCGGACCTGCTGGTGGGCAGCCTGAGCGAGAGAGTGGTCCTGCTCAGGTACagcaatggggacagggacaggtgtcCCCCTTGCCATCCCtggggtgggcacagagccggGGGGCTCAGCCAACCCcaatccctgcccagagcccggCCCGTGATCAACATCCTGGACAAGACCTTCACGGTGACCCCCAGCAAGGTGGACCCTGCCCAGTGCACGCCCAAGTCCTGGTgagtccccggtgtccccatggCTGCTGGTGGCACCCCTGGCTCGGCTGACAGCCCCTTTGTCCCCCCAGCATGACGGTGACCCTGTGCTTCTCCTACAACCAGAGCGCGGGGGACCCCAACTACAGCGAGAGGATCAGTGAgtggggggtgctggggggacatggggacacgtgGTGGGGGTGTTGGATAACTTgtgctgtcccccagccctgcagtacACGCTGGAGGCTGACAAGGACCGGCACCCACCCAGGGTCAGGTTCTCTGGGTCCCAGTCTGCCACCTACACCGGGGACTTCTCCATGCCCGACACCCGCTGCCAGAcccaggagctcctgctgctggtgagTGTCTATCCCTCCATCCATggattccatccatccatccatctgtccgtccatccatccatccatccatccatccatggattccatccatccatccatccatccatccatccatccatggattgcatccatccatcatccatcatccatccatccatccatccatccatccatggattgcatccatccatccatccatccatcatccatccatccatccatccatggattgcatccatccatccatcatcca
Protein-coding sequences here:
- the ITGA3 gene encoding integrin alpha-3 isoform X2; its protein translation is MALPGLLLGLGPVLLGAAAAFNLDRTFPVLKEGPGGALFGFSVALHRETERRERSLLLVGAPQAAEPVNGTRTGAVYACPLSATTRDCQRLPIELKDEPDKAIIEDMWLGVTVASQRQPPGRVLACAHRYTRVLWSGAEAQRRMVGRCYVRGNDLRLDLGDEWQTYHNEMCNANTDTDETGMCQMGTSAGFSANIIYFGAPGAYNWQGTDYMLQRETWDLHDFSYPNTRNGNTYIGYTAEVRSAVLQRDAVTLVTGAPRYRHTGAVLLLSRGARQALNRSLLLPGPQVGSYFGSALALADLNNDGWQDLVVGAPYYFERKQEVGGAVFVYMNEAGGFQQLPSLVLTGPSYSGYGFALASIGDINQDGFQDIAVGAPFEGPGKVYIYHSSAEGLRDRPRQVISGAELGPTRIKTFGYSLSGGLDMDGNSYPDLLVGSLSERVVLLRARPVINILDKTFTVTPSKVDPAQCTPKSCMTVTLCFSYNQSAGDPNYSERITLQYTLEADKDRHPPRVRFSGSQSATYTGDFSMPDTRCQTQELLLLDNVRDKLHPIVLSMNYSLLERPRTFQLGPHSLDAFPVLNQDQSHENETKIEFQKECGSDNQCYSNLQLRSSFVTEQNQPLPRVNGTQVLQYSRDVRKLHLSINITNVPSAPWNGEDAHEALLNVTVPPSLLPSSVRPSGACTFGDTVLCELGNPFKRNQRAELTITFEAIGIMLDTREVEVWLDLSTQSTQGDLQPVLAKLLVDYSIQSSLSIASSHIQSYFSGTVVGESAMKQEQDVGSPLTFDFQVTTKGESLGTLGTILLGFEWPYEIPNGKWLLYPTEILVNGNDTCHPPGGLLNPLNLTLLQDQAPSRRRRELEPPEPGEPPVTLATGRRLRSEAVLSCSAGTARCVWLECPLLHTQLPSSFSLRARVWNSTFIEEFRDFDRVKVTGTATLFLRSQVPTITMRNHTVRFSVDVDSELQEEQPAEISLWLVLVSVAAGLLLLGLIILLLWKCGFFRRANTRAMYEAKGQKAEMRIQPSETERLTDDY
- the ITGA3 gene encoding integrin alpha-3 isoform X1, encoding MALPGLLLGLGPVLLGAAAAFNLDRTFPVLKEGPGGALFGFSVALHRETERRERSLLLVGAPQAAEPVNGTRTGAVYACPLSATTRDCQRLPIELKDEPDKAIIEDMWLGVTVASQRQPPGRVLACAHRYTRVLWSGAEAQRRMVGRCYVRGNDLRLDLGDEWQTYHNEMCNANTDTDETGMCQMGTSAGFSANIIYFGAPGAYNWQGTDYMLQRETWDLHDFSYPNTRNGNTYIGYTAEVRSAVLQRDAVTLVTGAPRYRHTGAVLLLSRGARQALNRSLLLPGPQVGSYFGSALALADLNNDGWQDLVVGAPYYFERKQEVGGAVFVYMNEAGGFQQLPSLVLTGPSYSGYGFALASIGDINQDGFQDIAVGAPFEGPGKVYIYHSSAEGLRDRPRQVISGAELGPTRIKTFGYSLSGGLDMDGNSYPDLLVGSLSERVVLLRARPVINILDKTFTVTPSKVDPAQCTPKSCMTVTLCFSYNQSAGDPNYSERITLQYTLEADKDRHPPRVRFSGSQSATYTGDFSMPDTRCQTQELLLLDNVRDKLHPIVLSMNYSLLERPRTFQLGPHSLDAFPVLNQDQSHENETKIEFQKECGSDNQCYSNLQLRSSFVTEQNQPLPRVNGTQVLQYSRDVRKLHLSINITNVPSAPWNGEDAHEALLNVTVPPSLLPSSVRPSGACTFGDTVLCELGNPFKRNQRAELTITFEAIGIMLDTREVEVWLDLSTQSTQGDLQPVLAKLLVDYSIQSSLSIASSHIQSYFSGTVVGESAMKQEQDVGSPLTFDFQVTTKGESLGTLGTILLGFEWPYEIPNGKWLLYPTEILVNGNDTCHPPGGLLNPLNLTLLQDQAPSRRRRELEPPEPGEPPVTLATGRRLRSEAVLSCSAGTARCVWLECPLLHTQLPSSFSLRARVWNSTFIEEFRDFDRVKVTGTATLFLRSQVPTITMRNHTVRFSVDVDSELQEEQPAEISLWLVLVSVAAGLLLLGLIILLLWKCDFFQRTRYYRIMPKYHAVRIRQEQRYQPGGLLPRRRRKKLWVTKWQEPDKYY